In Euphorbia lathyris chromosome 10, ddEupLath1.1, whole genome shotgun sequence, a single genomic region encodes these proteins:
- the LOC136209538 gene encoding uncharacterized protein isoform X1 — protein MEEQISIFSKSLTSFSNHLQSSCDALKLSLDRRPIPLDSASSTFIQCLNRRVSTAGTDLSLLESMSFGTVSFEELLGHCNEVYKTNETDLLQLADRLNSFGYVSGLEIDGDDDPSILTPLGLEKKDDLDLPSYCYPLSGTSSIMRSLEEDSLMDESMNLKNLGLSDVCLASLASEANSNIDDTYTFMREPMKHYDGKLQSASSLDQTAELTFEGIGGEVEGALKPVDVVKSVIEVSKDGYESLPSYMKNLTSWEDLLAAVEKINSSLTKKKNTNGFNYFCQDEISSLGLGPLARTYILLLVRMNHLVVDTIDGLISYKVM, from the exons ATGGAAGAACAGATCAGTATATTCAGCAAAAGCTTAACATCCTTCTCCAACCATCTTCAGTCCAGCTGCGACGCTCTCAAGCTCTCACTCGACCGCCGTCCCATCCCTCTTG ATTCGGCTTCATCTACTTTCATACAATGCCTTAACCGTCGTGTTTCTACCGCCGGCACGGATCTTAGCCTGCTTGAATCAATGTCGTTTGGTACAGTATCTTTTGAGGAGTTATTAGGTCACTGTAATGAAGTTTACAAGACGAATGAGACCGATCTTCTTCAACTAGCAGATCGTCTTAACAGCTTTGGATATGTCTCTG GGCTGGAGATTGATGGCGATGATGATCCCAGCATATTAACGCCTCTTGGTTTGGAAAAGAAGGATGACCTGGACCTTCCTTCTTATTGCTATCCTCTATCTGGAACGAGCTCAATTATGAGGAGTTTGGAAGAGGACTCTCT AATGGATGAATCAATGAATTTGAAAAATCTTGGACTTTCAGACGTCTGTCTTGCCAGTTTAGCATCTGAAG CAAACAGTAATATTGATGATACGTATACGTTTATGAGAGAACCAATGAA GCATTATGATGGCAAACTACAGAGTGCAAGTAGTCTGGACCAAACAGCTGAGCTGACTTTTGAAGGAATTGGAG GGGAAGTAGAAGGTGCTCTAAAGCCAGTTGATGTTGTTAAATCTGTTATAGAAGTATCAAAAGATGGGTACGAAAGTCTTCCTTCCTACATGAAAAATCTTACATCGTGGGAG GATCTGTTAGCTGCTGTTGAGAAAATTAACTCGAGCTtgacaaagaagaagaatacaAATGGATTTAACTACTTCTGCCAAGACGAAATTTCATCATTGGGATTAG
- the LOC136209538 gene encoding uncharacterized protein isoform X2, which translates to MEEQISIFSKSLTSFSNHLQSSCDALKLSLDRRPIPLDSASSTFIQCLNRRVSTAGTDLSLLESMSFGTVSFEELLGHCNEVYKTNETDLLQLADRLNSFGYVSGLEIDGDDDPSILTPLGLEKKDDLDLPSYCYPLSGTSSIMRSLEEDSLMDESMNLKNLGLSDVCLASLASEANSNIDDTYTFMREPMKHYDGKLQSASSLDQTAELTFEGIGGEVEGALKPVDVVKSVIEVSKDGYESLPSYMKNLTSWEDLLAAVEKINSSLTKKKNTNGFNYFCQDEISSLGLGIMAQCLFVHKSHNESS; encoded by the exons ATGGAAGAACAGATCAGTATATTCAGCAAAAGCTTAACATCCTTCTCCAACCATCTTCAGTCCAGCTGCGACGCTCTCAAGCTCTCACTCGACCGCCGTCCCATCCCTCTTG ATTCGGCTTCATCTACTTTCATACAATGCCTTAACCGTCGTGTTTCTACCGCCGGCACGGATCTTAGCCTGCTTGAATCAATGTCGTTTGGTACAGTATCTTTTGAGGAGTTATTAGGTCACTGTAATGAAGTTTACAAGACGAATGAGACCGATCTTCTTCAACTAGCAGATCGTCTTAACAGCTTTGGATATGTCTCTG GGCTGGAGATTGATGGCGATGATGATCCCAGCATATTAACGCCTCTTGGTTTGGAAAAGAAGGATGACCTGGACCTTCCTTCTTATTGCTATCCTCTATCTGGAACGAGCTCAATTATGAGGAGTTTGGAAGAGGACTCTCT AATGGATGAATCAATGAATTTGAAAAATCTTGGACTTTCAGACGTCTGTCTTGCCAGTTTAGCATCTGAAG CAAACAGTAATATTGATGATACGTATACGTTTATGAGAGAACCAATGAA GCATTATGATGGCAAACTACAGAGTGCAAGTAGTCTGGACCAAACAGCTGAGCTGACTTTTGAAGGAATTGGAG GGGAAGTAGAAGGTGCTCTAAAGCCAGTTGATGTTGTTAAATCTGTTATAGAAGTATCAAAAGATGGGTACGAAAGTCTTCCTTCCTACATGAAAAATCTTACATCGTGGGAG GATCTGTTAGCTGCTGTTGAGAAAATTAACTCGAGCTtgacaaagaagaagaatacaAATGGATTTAACTACTTCTGCCAAGACGAAATTTCATCATTGGGATTAG